The Aeromonas encheleia genomic sequence GGTGATGGCGTTGATCGCGCCTGAGCTGGTGAACCTGGCGGGTCCCCCCAGCCTCGTGTCCTGTACTCGCGATGTCTATCCGGCCTCGCTCGCGCTCTCGCTGCCGACGGCGCTGGAGATGGCCTGGCGCATTGCCTCTGCCGCCGCCCATCTGCATCGGCTGGGCATAATGCACGGCGATCTCTATGGTCATAACATCCTCCATGATGGGCAGGGCGCCGCCCTGCTCGGGGACTTCGGCGCCGCCTCTTTCTACCCGGTGCGGGATCCTCTGCTGGCCGCCCGGCTGGAGCGCTTGGAGGTGCGGGCCTTCGGTTGCCTGCTGGAGGAGCTGCTGGCACTCTGCCCGGCGCACAGGGGCACCGATCACGGGCTCGAGGCGCTGGTGCAGGCTTGCCAGCAGCGCGAGCTGGCGCTGCGGCCAGCCTTTGCCGAGATCTGTGCCCGGCTAGTCGATGCCAGGAGTCGACTCGATCGTGACAGCCATGCTGAGGAAAGCGGGGCTTGCGCACTCCTGACGGCCGGCGTCGAGTCTTGAGTAAAACCTGCCGAAAGCGGCGCTTGGCATCGCTTTCGGTTTTGCAATCGTTTGTCTTGCAAAAAGGTGGATGAGGGGGCAACAAGGCTTGCACCGTCCCGTTGAAGTTGTGATATTGATGCATCATTGCAGATGACGAGAGGATGATGATGGAAGCGGCGTTTTGGCATCAGAAGTGGGAAGAGAACCGGATAGGCTTTCATCAGGTGGAGTTCAATCGCTGGCTGCAGACCGGCTGGTCGGCCCGGCAGGGAGATGAGCCCGTGCTGGTTCCCCTCTGCGGCAAGTCGGGCGACATGCTCTGGTTCAATCAGAAAGGCCACCCCGTCGACGGCTTCGAGCTGTCCGAGCTTGCCATCAGCCAGTTCTTCGGTGAGAACCAGCTGAGCGAGACGGTGAGCGAGGTCGGGCCTTACCAGTGCCATCAGCACGAGACGTTGCGCATCTATCAGGGTGACTTCTTCGCCGCACCTACCCTGGGGCGCCGTTATCGGCTGGCCTATGACAGGGCGGCGCTGATCGCGCTGCCGACCCCCATGCGCCGTCAGTATGCCGAGTTGATGAGCCGTCTCATCGAGCCGGCTGGACAGATCCTGCTGGTGACCCTGGAGTATCAGCCGGAGCAGCAGGTGCAGCCGCCGTTCTCGGTGGGGGAGATGGAGGTGCGCAACCTGTTCGAGCGCGATTTCAGCGTGGAGGTCCTGGGCAGGGCGACCGAGCAGGATCATCCCAGGGTGCAATCCGGCCAGCTCTCTTATTTCGATGAGGTGGCCTATCGGCTGACCCGCCGCGTCTGAGCGATGGATGAGACCAGAGGGAAGGTAAGGCGAAAGGGTGACGAGGCGAGACTCTCTTTACCTCCTTTGACATAGATCAACGTGAAAGACAGGGGCCCTGTCTAAGATGATCCTGTTTCTCAATCACTG encodes the following:
- a CDS encoding thiopurine S-methyltransferase, which gives rise to MEAAFWHQKWEENRIGFHQVEFNRWLQTGWSARQGDEPVLVPLCGKSGDMLWFNQKGHPVDGFELSELAISQFFGENQLSETVSEVGPYQCHQHETLRIYQGDFFAAPTLGRRYRLAYDRAALIALPTPMRRQYAELMSRLIEPAGQILLVTLEYQPEQQVQPPFSVGEMEVRNLFERDFSVEVLGRATEQDHPRVQSGQLSYFDEVAYRLTRRV